The DNA region ACTCCGACTTGTGGCGGTTGGCGGCCTCCAGCTGCCGGTAGAGCCGGCCCAGCTCGTCGTTCATGCGGTTCAGGTTGGCCGCCAGGGCGCCCAGCTCGTCGCGGTTCGGGATGGCCACCCGTTGCGAGAAGTCCCCGGCGGCGATCTGCCGGAGCCGCGCCTCCATCTGCATGACCGGCCCGATCAGGGACCAGGAGATCGCGTACCCCAGACCGAGCGCCAGCCCGATGCTCCCCACGGCGAAGCCGATGACGACCCAACGCGACGTCGCATAGGCGGCTTCGCTCGCCTCGATGCTGGCCACCATGTCGGCCTCGGCCTTGTTCACGAGTTGATTCGTCAGGCGCTCGAGACGGTCGGCCAGGGGGCTCGCCTGCGTGAGCTGCAGCTCCCGCCCCTCCGCCACCCTGCCACGGTGGATCAGGTGGACGACGCGCGTGACCACGTCGATAAACTTGTCGTAGTCCTGGCGCACCTGACCGAGCAGCTCCGCCTCGTCCCTGGCCACGAACTGGAGCCGATCCAGGTCGTAGCCGAATTGGTTGAGCTGGCGGAGGGTCGCCTCCAGCGTCCGCTCGTCGGGCACCAGGAGCGTCGAGGCCACGCTGTAGAGCTGTCCGGTCGTGTCGTGCTGGAGCTGGCGGTAGGCGGCGATCTTCCGCTGGAGCTTGACGAGATCCCCGGCGCGTTGGTTGACGTCGCTGAGTGCCCGCAAGCCCACCGCGCCGACGATGATGAGGTCCACCACGATCACGAGGAAGGCCGCCAGGAGCTTGGCGTGAACGGTCGCCGGGATGCGCGCGACGAGCCTGACGATCCAGTCCGTCATCTCGCCCGCGCCTCTCCCAGCAAGCTCCGCAAGTCCCGCAGCAGCTCGTCGGGATCGAACCGCACGCCCAAGTACTGGACGCGAAGCGTTCCGCGCTGATCGACCACGGAGGTGAGGAAGGTGTGATCGATATCGCTCCGTGGCTGCTTCTTGTAGTAGATGCCGTAGCGCCTCGCGACTTCTCTGATCTCCGCCGGCGTGCCGGTGAGGAAGTGCCAGCCGGCCAGGTTGGCGCCGTGCGCCTGGGCATAGCGCTTGAGCACCTCCGGGGTATCGCGCTCAGGATCGACGCTCACCGAGAGGAAGACGATCTTCGAGGCGAACTCGGCGCCGACGCGGTTCTGGAGGGCGGCCATCTTCGCCGTCAGCAGCGGACAGGTGTCGGCGCAGCCCGTATAGATGAAGGTGACGGCGACCACCTTCCCGCGGAGGTCGCTCAGCGTGAGGCGGGCGCCGTCCTGGTTGGTCAGCGTGAAGTCGGGCGCGGCGCCGATTCTCGGCAGACCACTGCTCGTCCCGGCGGCGTGACTGATACCCGTTCCGATG from Candidatus Methylomirabilota bacterium includes:
- a CDS encoding ATP-binding protein, encoding MTDWIVRLVARIPATVHAKLLAAFLVIVVDLIIVGAVGLRALSDVNQRAGDLVKLQRKIAAYRQLQHDTTGQLYSVASTLLVPDERTLEATLRQLNQFGYDLDRLQFVARDEAELLGQVRQDYDKFIDVVTRVVHLIHRGRVAEGRELQLTQASPLADRLERLTNQLVNKAEADMVASIEASEAAYATSRWVVIGFAVGSIGLALGLGYAISWSLIGPVMQMEARLRQIAAGDFSQRVAIPNRDELGALAANLNRMNDELGRLYRQLEAANRHKSEFLANMSHELRTPLNAIIGFSEVLQERMFGELNDKQAEYIQDIIGSGRHLLSLINDILDLSKVEAGRMDLELTLFNLPAALENALTLMKERASRHQIALELEVDGRLGEVAGDERKVKQILLNLLSNAVKFTPEGGRVELRAALADGAVEISVHDTGIGIAPEDQEAIFEEFRQVGGADARQREGTGLGLTLTKRFVELHGGRIWLESEVGKGSTFTFTLPVRPWPTS
- a CDS encoding SCO family protein, with product MNSRRGRSGTLLVALAATFCIGTGISHAAGTSSGLPRIGAAPDFTLTNQDGARLTLSDLRGKVVAVTFIYTGCADTCPLLTAKMAALQNRVGAEFASKIVFLSVSVDPERDTPEVLKRYAQAHGANLAGWHFLTGTPAEIREVARRYGIYYKKQPRSDIDHTFLTSVVDQRGTLRVQYLGVRFDPDELLRDLRSLLGEARAR